In Candidatus Amarolinea dominans, a genomic segment contains:
- a CDS encoding TM2 domain-containing protein produces MQAKSHTTAILLSIFVGVLGIDRFYLGYTGLGILKLVTGGGFGLWWLVDMILIAMNRLPDANGQALV; encoded by the coding sequence ATGCAAGCCAAAAGCCACACGACAGCCATTCTGCTGTCTATCTTCGTTGGGGTATTGGGGATAGATCGGTTCTATCTCGGATACACGGGTCTCGGAATTCTCAAGCTGGTGACCGGGGGCGGTTTCGGCCTCTGGTGGTTGGTGGACATGATTTTGATTGCCATGAATCGTTTGCCGGACGCCAACGGTCAAGCGCTCGTCTAG
- a CDS encoding ABC transporter permease, producing MRSLIGIAGGLSWQKFLAFVLKGYTLERSYRPNFWARYIEAFTGLVFVYFLGRLFSTPPAAVAAYGVDYFTFALVGTVFSQYLNTVLRQFALGLREEMLTGTIEPLLVTVTHPSLALLGGAFWALLEGLVILALQLLAGWLLGARFLGANWPTLVITIALSLVCLSAWGIASAAFVLIFKKGDPIAWLVSGTTYIFGGVYFPVSILPRWLQVVAYALPVTHALEAIRGALLQGLSLGQLGRPLLALLAFTVVLLPVSLALFRYATHRARQDGSLAHY from the coding sequence ATGAGAAGCCTCATCGGTATCGCCGGCGGGCTGAGCTGGCAGAAATTTCTGGCCTTCGTGCTGAAGGGCTACACGCTGGAACGCAGCTATCGTCCCAATTTTTGGGCACGCTACATCGAAGCATTCACGGGGTTGGTCTTTGTCTATTTCCTGGGCCGCTTGTTCAGCACACCGCCCGCGGCCGTGGCCGCGTACGGGGTTGACTATTTCACCTTCGCGCTGGTCGGCACCGTCTTTTCCCAGTACCTGAACACCGTCTTGCGCCAGTTTGCCCTGGGCCTGCGCGAGGAAATGCTGACCGGCACCATCGAGCCGCTGCTGGTCACGGTTACACACCCGTCGCTGGCGCTGCTGGGCGGCGCCTTCTGGGCCTTGCTCGAAGGATTGGTCATCCTGGCGCTGCAACTGCTGGCGGGCTGGCTGCTGGGGGCACGTTTTCTCGGCGCCAACTGGCCGACGTTGGTCATCACCATCGCTCTGTCGCTGGTCTGCCTGAGCGCCTGGGGCATTGCTTCGGCGGCGTTCGTGCTCATCTTCAAGAAAGGCGATCCCATCGCCTGGCTGGTGTCGGGCACGACTTATATTTTTGGCGGCGTCTATTTCCCGGTTTCGATCCTGCCGCGCTGGCTGCAGGTCGTAGCCTACGCGCTGCCGGTCACGCATGCGCTGGAAGCGATCCGCGGCGCGCTCTTGCAAGGCCTTTCCCTGGGGCAACTGGGACGCCCGCTGCTGGCCCTGCTCGCCTTCACGGTGGTGCTGCTGCCTGTCAGCCTCGCGCTCTTCCGCTATGCCACGCATCGCGCTCGTCAGGATGGCAGTCTGGCGCATTATTGA
- a CDS encoding site-specific DNA-methyltransferase — MNDSYLNKITEGDCREHIHHLEDDSIDLFLSDIPYGISLDDWDVLHDNTNSALLGQSPAQIGKSGFKRRGKPINGWSQADRNIGSEYQAWCQAWCVPLQSKMKRGASLFVFGARRTLHRVINAFEDAGFLLKDTLAWRKPSAHHRAQRVSIVFERRGLNIEADRWSGWRLGNLAPAYEPIAWFVKPYRIGGTIVDNLLENGVGAMNIEECLVNGASPTNVLEFGFAADEIRLHEAQKPLALIEFLAKLTTIEGQTVLDPFMGSGTTASRGQAKRNYIGFEIEPRFCRMALERLGLERETYAAERAGSFQPLLFQETAG, encoded by the coding sequence GTGAACGATTCATATCTCAACAAGATTACCGAAGGGGATTGTCGGGAGCACATTCATCACCTTGAGGATGATTCGATTGATTTGTTTCTCTCAGATATTCCCTACGGCATCAGTCTGGATGACTGGGATGTGCTGCACGACAATACGAATTCAGCACTCCTGGGCCAGTCTCCGGCGCAAATAGGCAAATCGGGATTCAAACGTCGGGGCAAGCCAATCAACGGCTGGTCACAAGCGGATCGCAATATCGGGTCAGAATACCAGGCATGGTGTCAGGCATGGTGTGTGCCTCTGCAATCCAAGATGAAGCGTGGCGCCTCTCTATTTGTTTTTGGGGCCAGACGCACGCTGCACAGAGTGATCAACGCCTTTGAAGACGCGGGATTCCTGCTCAAGGACACGCTTGCCTGGCGCAAACCGTCGGCGCACCATCGAGCACAGCGCGTCAGCATTGTGTTCGAACGACGGGGTCTCAATATAGAGGCTGACCGATGGAGCGGTTGGCGCCTCGGCAATCTCGCGCCAGCCTACGAGCCGATTGCCTGGTTTGTGAAGCCGTATCGAATTGGCGGCACCATCGTGGATAACCTGCTCGAGAATGGCGTCGGCGCCATGAATATCGAGGAATGCCTTGTCAATGGCGCAAGCCCAACCAATGTGCTGGAGTTTGGGTTTGCTGCAGACGAAATCAGGCTGCACGAAGCCCAGAAACCGTTGGCCCTGATCGAGTTCCTGGCCAAGTTGACAACCATCGAGGGTCAAACTGTCTTGGATCCATTCATGGGCAGCGGCACCACGGCCAGCCGCGGTCAAGCCAAGCGCAACTACATCGGCTTTGAGATCGAACCCAGGTTTTGCCGGATGGCCCTGGAGCGGCTCGGACTTGAGCGCGAGACGTACGCTGCTGAGAGGGCGGGTTCTTTCCAGCCCCTGCTTTTTCAGGAAACAGCTGGCTGA
- a CDS encoding YeeE/YedE family protein: MAPFPLSLATLLGHWGQYVVYLLIGVGFGYVLESAGFGNSLKLARQFYFQDLTVLKVMFGAIITAMLLIFTASGLGLLDYNLVWVNPTYLWPGIVGGLIMGVGFIIGGFCPGTSLVSLATFKLDGLFFVLGGLFGIFLFGETVDSFAVFWNSSYMGRFTIQDWLGLPVGVVVLLVILMALFMFWGGEQLERLVGGKNLKLEPKMRYAGAGLMVLGAVILIVIGQPTTADKWQALAPAKDPLLAERSVQIPPAELLDTLHNDALKVILLDVRSEGDYNLFHIAGAERVTLAALPTLIPDLLLEPANTIFVAMSNDETAATEAWKMLTAESVPNAYILEGGLNHWLETYASADPALPPATPSPGDDRLRYEFALALGAQSPAATPDPHEFAVDYTPKIQLKLKRGPSGGGCG, translated from the coding sequence ATGGCGCCTTTTCCGCTTTCGTTGGCAACCCTACTCGGCCATTGGGGCCAATATGTAGTTTATCTGTTGATCGGCGTGGGCTTCGGCTACGTGCTGGAGAGCGCCGGCTTCGGCAACTCGCTCAAGCTGGCGCGGCAGTTCTACTTCCAAGACCTGACGGTGCTCAAGGTGATGTTTGGGGCCATCATCACCGCGATGCTGCTCATCTTCACCGCCTCCGGCCTGGGCCTGCTCGACTATAACCTGGTTTGGGTCAACCCCACCTACCTGTGGCCCGGCATTGTGGGCGGTCTCATCATGGGCGTGGGCTTCATCATCGGCGGCTTCTGCCCCGGCACCTCGCTGGTGTCGCTCGCCACCTTCAAGCTCGATGGCCTCTTCTTCGTCCTGGGCGGGCTGTTCGGCATCTTCCTCTTCGGTGAAACGGTGGACTCCTTCGCGGTCTTCTGGAATTCGTCCTACATGGGCCGTTTCACCATCCAGGACTGGTTGGGGCTGCCCGTCGGCGTGGTCGTCCTGCTCGTCATCCTGATGGCGCTCTTCATGTTCTGGGGCGGCGAGCAGTTGGAGCGCCTCGTGGGCGGCAAGAATCTGAAACTGGAACCGAAGATGCGCTACGCCGGCGCCGGCCTGATGGTTCTCGGCGCGGTGATCCTGATCGTCATCGGTCAGCCTACGACCGCAGACAAGTGGCAGGCGCTGGCCCCCGCCAAAGATCCGCTGCTGGCTGAACGCAGCGTGCAGATTCCGCCGGCTGAACTGCTGGACACGCTGCATAACGACGCGCTGAAGGTCATCCTGCTCGACGTGCGCAGCGAAGGAGATTACAACCTGTTTCACATTGCCGGAGCAGAACGGGTGACCCTGGCGGCCCTGCCAACCCTCATTCCTGATCTGCTGCTGGAGCCGGCCAACACCATTTTCGTCGCCATGAGCAACGATGAAACGGCTGCGACAGAGGCCTGGAAAATGCTGACCGCCGAAAGCGTACCCAACGCCTACATCCTGGAGGGCGGCCTCAACCACTGGCTGGAAACCTACGCCAGCGCCGATCCCGCACTGCCGCCGGCCACGCCGTCTCCGGGCGACGACCGTCTGCGCTACGAATTCGCTCTGGCCCTCGGCGCCCAATCGCCGGCCGCCACGCCCGACCCGCATGAGTTCGCGGTAGATTACACCCCCAAGATCCAGCTCAAACTCAAGCGCGGCCCCAGCGGCGGAGGCTGTGGGTAA
- a CDS encoding YeeE/YedE family protein — translation MATNTESLAPRPSLRAAVGRVLFARPAKDYIHPYLAAVLLGLVLFLAFFLTGNGLGASGGLNSIIAFIEDLVAPGHMDRLPYLVKLAGGNKNPLDSYLVYMVIGTLIGGFLSGWRNGRLKVETVRGPQITPRTRWFMAFLGGAIMGYGARLARGCTSGQALSGGSVLSVGSWAFMFAIFGGGYAVAYFVRKLWN, via the coding sequence ATGGCAACTAATACCGAATCTCTCGCTCCCCGGCCCTCGCTCAGGGCTGCGGTCGGCCGCGTCTTGTTTGCACGCCCGGCCAAAGACTACATTCACCCCTATCTGGCCGCGGTGCTGCTCGGCCTGGTGCTCTTCCTGGCCTTCTTCCTCACCGGTAATGGGCTGGGCGCGTCTGGCGGCTTGAACAGCATCATCGCCTTCATCGAAGACCTGGTCGCGCCCGGCCACATGGACCGCCTGCCCTACCTGGTCAAGCTGGCCGGCGGCAACAAGAACCCGCTCGACTCCTACCTGGTCTACATGGTCATCGGCACCCTGATTGGTGGGTTTCTGTCCGGCTGGCGCAACGGCCGCCTAAAAGTAGAAACGGTGCGCGGCCCGCAGATCACCCCGCGCACCCGCTGGTTCATGGCCTTCCTGGGCGGCGCGATCATGGGCTACGGCGCCCGCCTTGCCCGCGGCTGCACCTCCGGCCAGGCGCTCTCCGGCGGCTCCGTGCTCTCGGTTGGCTCGTGGGCTTTCATGTTCGCCATCTTCGGCGGCGGCTACGCGGTGGCCTACTTCGTACGCAAACTCTGGAACTAG
- a CDS encoding ABC transporter ATP-binding protein: MRGILFGLFGNNGAGKSTLIRLLTTLLEPSAGQAWVNGFDTRTQASAVRASIGFCSSEDRSFYARLSARQNLTFYGALQEVPWRRLRPRIEELLAWFDLQRAGDLPVQFFSTGMRQKLNVARALLHDPPLLFLDEPTKSLDVTSADQLRDLIRQELVGRQGKTVFYTTHELHGVEDLCDRVALIRMGEIVLEGTPAAVLQALPGLSTYLLEVATDEGAALGVSLQAVPGVQELRPINGGAAAGLVAWELTLNEDGGEVWPQVWQAVMLHGAQLRRCEQVRRRSLRDVVKEVTAA, encoded by the coding sequence GTGCGGGGCATTTTGTTTGGGCTGTTTGGCAATAATGGCGCGGGCAAGAGCACTCTGATTCGCCTGCTCACCACGCTGCTGGAACCGAGCGCGGGCCAGGCCTGGGTCAACGGCTTCGACACGCGGACGCAAGCGTCCGCGGTGCGCGCTTCCATCGGTTTTTGCTCCAGTGAAGACCGCAGCTTTTACGCGCGCCTGAGCGCCCGCCAGAACCTCACCTTCTACGGCGCCTTGCAGGAAGTGCCGTGGCGCCGGCTGCGCCCGCGTATCGAAGAACTGCTGGCCTGGTTCGATCTGCAGCGGGCGGGCGACCTGCCGGTGCAGTTCTTCTCCACCGGCATGCGCCAGAAGCTCAATGTGGCACGCGCCCTGTTGCACGATCCGCCGCTGCTTTTCCTGGATGAGCCGACGAAGAGCCTCGACGTGACCAGCGCGGATCAGTTGCGCGATCTGATTCGCCAGGAATTGGTGGGACGCCAGGGCAAGACCGTGTTTTACACCACGCATGAGCTGCACGGCGTCGAGGACCTGTGCGACCGCGTGGCCCTGATTCGCATGGGCGAAATTGTGCTCGAAGGCACCCCGGCCGCGGTCTTGCAGGCGTTGCCGGGCCTCTCCACCTACCTGCTGGAGGTAGCGACCGACGAGGGCGCGGCGCTGGGCGTCAGCCTGCAGGCCGTGCCCGGCGTGCAGGAGCTAAGGCCGATCAACGGCGGTGCAGCCGCGGGCCTGGTGGCCTGGGAGTTGACCTTGAATGAGGATGGCGGCGAGGTATGGCCCCAGGTCTGGCAGGCCGTCATGCTGCACGGCGCGCAACTGCGCCGCTGTGAGCAGGTGCGCCGGCGCAGCCTGCGCGATGTCGTCAAAGAGGTCACGGCCGCATGA
- a CDS encoding sensor histidine kinase, producing MIVFDLDSRRINRWLSAFAMLCRILALTYALVLTRFHPHPVIEARQEIIMTVWWAMAAYTAGLIVLLFVRDAILRAPFFLLLDTLICSAILIPTDGGYRNVFALHSAIPVLTTAFSIPASPTLWRRGLLLIFVGGVGTFGFALSLWLNGYTFASVIEQRAVDEVILRTSTYPVLALVLGFIALLMVLWQRSLERMNALQADAGIEAERRRIAMDIHDSVLSRLTALSRRVEFAELLATEEPEAMRDELNHVAAMASDIHADIRWTVRALRDDPTQMRLFPVVRSIVERFERNTNLPVEVRLPALEPALPFDTLRHLGYIVEEALVNVWKHANCQAAWVAIETQPEQIEVTIGDDGEGFDPAAVAAWPEGSKGWGLENIRERAQQVGGRCQIESAPGQGTRVLIQIPLRAQPGDAGRNPSVWEDVWRLFGF from the coding sequence ATGATTGTTTTTGACTTGGATAGCCGCCGCATCAACCGCTGGCTGAGCGCATTTGCCATGCTGTGTCGGATTTTGGCCCTGACCTATGCCCTGGTGCTGACGCGTTTTCACCCGCATCCGGTCATCGAAGCGCGTCAGGAAATCATCATGACCGTTTGGTGGGCGATGGCCGCCTACACCGCCGGCCTGATCGTTCTTCTGTTCGTGCGCGATGCGATTCTGCGGGCGCCATTTTTCTTGCTGTTGGACACCCTGATCTGCAGCGCCATTCTGATCCCCACGGACGGCGGCTATCGCAACGTCTTTGCGCTGCACTCGGCCATTCCGGTGCTGACGACCGCCTTCTCGATCCCTGCCTCGCCCACGCTCTGGCGCCGCGGCCTGCTCCTGATCTTCGTCGGCGGCGTCGGCACCTTCGGCTTTGCCCTGTCGCTGTGGCTCAACGGCTATACGTTCGCCTCGGTCATCGAGCAGCGCGCAGTGGATGAAGTGATCCTGCGCACCAGCACCTACCCCGTCCTGGCGCTCGTCTTAGGCTTCATCGCCCTGCTGATGGTGCTCTGGCAGCGCAGCCTGGAGCGCATGAACGCGCTGCAGGCCGACGCCGGCATCGAAGCGGAGCGCCGCCGCATCGCCATGGACATTCATGACAGCGTGCTCAGCCGGCTGACTGCGCTCAGCCGCCGCGTGGAGTTCGCCGAACTGCTGGCGACCGAAGAACCGGAAGCGATGCGCGATGAGCTGAATCACGTGGCCGCGATGGCCTCCGACATCCATGCTGACATTCGCTGGACCGTGCGTGCGCTGCGCGACGATCCCACGCAGATGCGTCTCTTCCCCGTGGTGCGCAGTATTGTAGAACGTTTCGAGCGCAACACCAATTTACCGGTGGAGGTGCGTTTGCCCGCGCTGGAACCGGCGTTGCCTTTCGACACGCTGCGTCACCTGGGCTATATCGTGGAAGAGGCGCTGGTCAATGTCTGGAAGCATGCCAATTGCCAGGCGGCCTGGGTGGCCATCGAAACGCAGCCTGAGCAGATCGAGGTCACCATCGGCGACGACGGCGAAGGTTTCGATCCGGCCGCGGTGGCTGCCTGGCCAGAGGGGAGCAAAGGCTGGGGTCTGGAGAATATCCGCGAGCGGGCGCAGCAGGTTGGCGGTCGGTGTCAGATCGAATCTGCGCCCGGTCAGGGTACGCGTGTGTTGATCCAGATTCCGCTACGCGCTCAGCCGGGCGATGCCGGGCGAAATCCAAGCGTCTGGGAGGATGTATGGCGCCTATTCGGGTTCTGA
- a CDS encoding cytochrome b/b6 domain-containing protein: MKIPRHSALLTILGLLLLAALTGLPWVAAQPAAAPVSQPPPIHPQFALLDEAGAPVLISGNPVSTLKTCGACHDTAFIQSHSYHATLGLDEFNPSGHTAGARAWDSSAGAFGRWDALRYRYLSLAGDPLLDLGTPEWVMDFGDRHVGGGPALITRDGGSLSALPADASNPETAVLDPVSGQATAWDWAASGVVEMNCFLCHLPNPNNAARIAALQSGQFRWANTATLLGTGLVEADGNGFRWNAAAFEADGQLRTEFITVQDPSNANCGQCHGLVQTGISTPVSLTQATTTLWSTLTTGQIISGQRISASGLNLADKAELNRPWDVHAARQLQCTDCHFALNNPIYFRESAATRPAHLAFDPRRLDFGEYLQRPVHDFAKGITAQHAIAPELTDTMRRCDSCHNAASTHQWLPYTDRHLATVACETCHIPQVYAPALQSVDWTVLTADGEPRREYRGVAGDPQAAASLISGFQPALLLRQDVDGKTRLAPHNLVTAWYWVYGDPAQPVRLLDLQAAWFDGQSYAAAVMAGLDADGNGALSETELVLDTPAGQAIIADRLAALGLANPRIAGDVQPYTISHDVANGEWVTRECTACHSADSRLAQSFTIASAGPTGITPALLANGSTVMDGSLVNTADGAWRYEANAASADLYIFGKSSVSWIDWFGMIAFLGTLLAVGAHGGLRFASALRLPKHTPQLKQVYVYTVYERFWHWLQTFTILGLIFTGLVIHKPDLFGLFAFKSMVQVHNILAAIVVINAALSLFYHLASGEIKQFIPRPAGFYDQAIVQAKFYLQGIFKNEPHPFEKVPERKLNPLQQLTYFGLLNVLLPGQVITGALMWGAQRWPDLALSVGGLPLLAPVHSLIAWLLATFVVLHVYLTTTGHTPLANIQAMMNGWDMVETHEALPAPVGADPIILAQEAPSHGN; the protein is encoded by the coding sequence ATGAAAATTCCACGCCACTCCGCGCTGTTGACCATCCTCGGGCTGTTGCTGCTGGCCGCGTTGACCGGCCTGCCCTGGGTCGCGGCTCAGCCCGCCGCCGCGCCGGTCTCACAGCCGCCGCCGATTCACCCGCAGTTCGCGCTGCTCGATGAGGCAGGCGCGCCCGTGCTGATCTCCGGCAATCCGGTCTCCACCCTGAAAACCTGCGGCGCGTGCCACGACACCGCCTTCATTCAGAGTCACAGCTACCATGCCACCCTGGGCCTGGATGAATTCAACCCATCCGGCCATACCGCCGGCGCCCGCGCCTGGGACAGCAGCGCCGGCGCCTTTGGTCGTTGGGACGCCCTGCGCTACCGCTACCTCTCCCTGGCCGGCGACCCCTTGCTTGACCTGGGCACGCCTGAATGGGTCATGGACTTTGGCGATCGGCACGTGGGCGGCGGCCCGGCCCTGATCACGCGTGACGGCGGGTCGCTCAGCGCCCTGCCCGCCGACGCCAGCAACCCGGAGACGGCCGTGCTCGATCCCGTCAGCGGCCAGGCCACCGCCTGGGATTGGGCCGCATCGGGCGTGGTTGAAATGAACTGTTTCCTGTGCCACCTGCCCAATCCCAACAACGCCGCCCGCATCGCCGCCCTGCAGAGCGGTCAGTTCCGTTGGGCCAACACCGCCACCCTGCTCGGCACCGGCCTGGTGGAGGCTGACGGCAACGGCTTCCGCTGGAATGCCGCCGCGTTCGAGGCTGACGGCCAGCTCAGGACCGAATTCATCACCGTGCAGGACCCCAGCAACGCCAACTGCGGCCAGTGCCACGGCCTGGTGCAGACCGGCATCAGCACCCCCGTTTCCCTGACCCAGGCGACAACCACACTGTGGAGCACGCTGACCACCGGCCAAATCATCTCCGGGCAGCGCATCTCTGCCTCGGGCCTCAACCTGGCCGACAAGGCAGAATTGAACCGGCCCTGGGACGTTCACGCCGCGCGGCAGCTTCAGTGTACCGATTGTCACTTTGCCCTCAACAACCCCATCTACTTCCGTGAAAGCGCCGCAACCCGGCCCGCGCACCTGGCCTTCGATCCGCGCCGTCTCGACTTCGGCGAGTATCTGCAGCGCCCAGTGCATGACTTTGCCAAAGGCATCACCGCCCAGCACGCCATCGCGCCGGAACTGACCGACACCATGCGCCGCTGTGATAGCTGCCACAACGCCGCCAGCACTCACCAATGGCTGCCCTACACCGACCGCCACCTGGCAACCGTCGCCTGCGAAACCTGCCACATCCCGCAGGTCTACGCGCCCGCGCTGCAGAGCGTGGACTGGACCGTCCTCACGGCAGACGGCGAGCCGCGGCGTGAGTACCGCGGCGTGGCTGGCGACCCACAGGCCGCGGCGTCCCTCATCAGCGGCTTCCAGCCTGCGCTGCTCCTGCGCCAGGATGTGGATGGCAAGACGCGCCTGGCCCCGCACAACCTGGTGACAGCCTGGTACTGGGTCTACGGCGATCCGGCGCAGCCGGTGCGCCTGCTCGACCTGCAGGCCGCCTGGTTCGATGGTCAGAGCTATGCGGCCGCAGTGATGGCCGGCCTGGACGCCGATGGCAACGGCGCCTTGAGCGAAACCGAGCTGGTGCTCGACACCCCCGCCGGTCAAGCCATCATCGCCGACCGCCTGGCGGCCCTGGGCCTGGCCAATCCCCGCATCGCTGGCGACGTGCAGCCCTACACCATCAGCCACGATGTAGCCAACGGTGAGTGGGTGACCCGCGAATGTACCGCCTGCCACAGCGCAGATTCACGCTTGGCCCAGTCGTTCACGATCGCCAGCGCCGGTCCGACCGGGATTACGCCGGCCCTGCTGGCAAACGGCAGCACGGTCATGGACGGCAGCCTGGTCAACACCGCGGATGGCGCCTGGCGCTACGAGGCAAACGCCGCCAGCGCCGACCTCTACATCTTCGGCAAATCGAGCGTGTCCTGGATTGACTGGTTCGGCATGATCGCCTTTCTTGGCACGCTGCTGGCCGTTGGGGCGCACGGCGGGCTGCGCTTTGCCTCCGCGCTGCGCCTGCCCAAACACACCCCGCAGCTCAAGCAGGTGTACGTGTACACCGTCTACGAGCGTTTCTGGCACTGGCTGCAGACATTCACCATTCTGGGGTTGATCTTCACCGGGCTGGTCATCCACAAGCCGGATCTGTTCGGCCTCTTCGCCTTCAAGTCCATGGTGCAGGTGCATAATATACTGGCCGCCATCGTCGTCATCAACGCCGCCCTCTCGCTCTTCTACCACCTGGCGAGCGGCGAGATCAAGCAGTTCATCCCGCGGCCGGCCGGCTTCTACGACCAGGCCATCGTGCAGGCCAAATTCTACCTGCAGGGTATCTTCAAGAACGAGCCGCACCCGTTCGAAAAGGTACCCGAACGCAAGCTGAACCCGCTGCAGCAGCTTACCTATTTTGGCTTGCTCAACGTGCTCCTGCCCGGACAGGTCATCACCGGCGCGCTGATGTGGGGCGCGCAGCGCTGGCCTGACCTGGCCCTGAGCGTGGGCGGCCTCCCCCTGCTGGCCCCTGTGCATTCGCTGATCGCCTGGCTGCTCGCCACCTTCGTCGTCCTGCACGTCTATTTGACCACCACCGGTCACACCCCGCTGGCCAACATCCAGGCGATGATGAACGGATGGGATATGGTGGAAACGCATGAAGCACTCCCCGCGCCCGTTGGCGCGGACCCAATCATTCTAGCCCAGGAGGCGCCATCTCATGGCAACTAA
- a CDS encoding response regulator transcription factor, producing MAPIRVLIADDMGLHRELLRRLLERQSDIEVIGEACSPEEVLQRVAEREPDVVLMDLRMPRHDPKGGIRATQQLALNYPRVKVIALTESDDENDVRAITLAGAKGYVLKNSKAERIAEAIRNVHGGKGWLDPDVTQHVLGDYRRANREAGGRFGLTAAEQQVLQLVASGLTARAIGEQLFMAEKTVKNHLGTIYRKLDVRNSSQAVAEGYRRGLIA from the coding sequence ATGGCGCCTATTCGGGTTCTGATTGCCGATGACATGGGGCTGCACCGCGAACTGCTGCGGCGCCTGTTGGAGCGCCAGAGCGATATCGAGGTCATCGGCGAAGCCTGTTCGCCCGAAGAGGTGCTGCAGCGGGTGGCGGAACGCGAGCCGGACGTGGTGCTGATGGACCTGCGCATGCCGCGGCATGACCCGAAGGGGGGAATTCGGGCCACACAGCAGTTGGCGCTGAATTACCCACGCGTCAAGGTGATTGCCCTGACCGAGTCTGACGATGAGAACGATGTGCGCGCCATCACCCTGGCGGGGGCCAAGGGTTATGTCCTCAAGAATTCGAAAGCCGAACGGATTGCAGAGGCCATTCGCAACGTGCATGGCGGCAAGGGCTGGCTCGATCCGGACGTCACGCAGCACGTTCTGGGCGATTACCGCCGCGCCAATCGGGAGGCCGGCGGCCGTTTTGGTTTGACCGCCGCGGAGCAGCAGGTCTTGCAGCTTGTCGCCAGCGGTCTCACCGCGCGCGCGATCGGCGAGCAGTTGTTCATGGCGGAGAAGACCGTCAAGAATCACCTGGGCACGATCTACCGCAAGCTGGATGTGCGCAACAGCAGCCAGGCCGTGGCCGAAGGCTACCGTCGCGGGTTGATTGCCTGA
- a CDS encoding RNAse Z → MSIFDLQITLYSTALYATWIFIDQWKLLFDAGDGVTAGLLHKSRKVQTVALTHADRDHLAGLLQFLQLNGRPGAPRLLYPRDSNSFRSLAAFTAQFDPTTSAGVVWQAVAPGDVIPLQKQLQLRVRPSLHWRDVPADQVKVVAYTVQHAASSLRPDLLGLPQAELDAIRLRDGRDSLMTTRTHDLLTFSGDTPLMPADAWGQPQLLIHEATFLDDETAADAAATRYNRHSGLPGVLDMALALAPQGLILTHFSLRYAPEEIVAIIQREAQQRQLPFPVWAVMPGEIQRDILHTPPVWG, encoded by the coding sequence ATGTCTATTTTCGATCTGCAAATCACCCTGTACAGCACGGCGCTCTATGCCACCTGGATCTTCATTGACCAGTGGAAACTGCTGTTCGATGCCGGTGATGGTGTGACGGCGGGACTGTTGCACAAGTCACGCAAGGTGCAGACCGTGGCTCTGACCCACGCTGACCGCGATCACCTGGCCGGGCTGCTGCAATTCCTGCAGCTCAACGGCCGGCCGGGCGCGCCGCGGCTGCTCTATCCGCGCGATTCCAATTCCTTCCGCAGCCTGGCCGCGTTCACTGCGCAGTTCGACCCCACCACCAGCGCAGGGGTCGTCTGGCAAGCGGTCGCGCCCGGCGATGTCATTCCCTTGCAGAAACAACTGCAACTGCGGGTGCGCCCCAGCCTGCACTGGCGCGATGTGCCGGCCGACCAGGTGAAGGTCGTCGCGTACACCGTTCAGCACGCGGCGTCGAGCCTGCGTCCTGACTTGCTGGGCCTGCCACAGGCCGAGTTGGACGCCATCCGCCTGCGCGACGGTCGCGACAGCCTGATGACCACGCGCACGCACGATCTGTTGACCTTCAGTGGAGACACGCCGCTCATGCCCGCGGACGCCTGGGGTCAGCCGCAGCTCCTGATTCACGAAGCCACCTTCCTGGACGACGAAACCGCGGCCGACGCGGCCGCCACGCGTTACAACCGGCACAGCGGGCTGCCCGGCGTGCTGGACATGGCGCTGGCGCTGGCGCCGCAGGGCCTGATCCTGACTCACTTCTCCCTGCGCTATGCGCCTGAGGAGATCGTCGCGATCATTCAACGCGAGGCGCAGCAGCGCCAGCTTCCGTTCCCGGTCTGGGCCGTCATGCCAGGCGAGATCCAGCGCGACATCCTGCACACCCCGCCCGTGTGGGGGTGA